A single region of the Neodiprion pinetum isolate iyNeoPine1 chromosome 5, iyNeoPine1.2, whole genome shotgun sequence genome encodes:
- the por gene encoding protein-serine O-palmitoleoyltransferase porcupine isoform X2 has translation MNQHQKERMQCTHKVHVGLRGMGDYRDLGLLYYDDNLDYEYQSRHQEQDLFTSYENTDYVYEDEYDYQINEDQGLRNIYNRCVYPTLFDACNYLIPLLIASIIFQSVTQSSYTPQRGFHIISAVIGLYVVQLYAAECLYLLITLITLSYLIFCVPGRYRRRLAISLLCLGVILYGERWMKPAFWHKIRGVTMIASMKAVSVVMESDTFPLPSFLEYIGYMLCPATCLFGPWVSYKDYATLYRVNQWSVRKILIALGYLTLAFALLSISNCWAEWIFPDSTWRWIVAYREALCFRTSHYFISYTSGGLALLGGFSLTTASVTKPGSVELPHSLVQVVVNWNIPMHNWLKTYVFRRSREHFGQFGAVFLTYAVSSLLHGFNFQLAAVLLSLGFYTYVEYQLRQELARAFDACIAARRCGDHKCIHKRTTANCWWVRVINILFSALAMFHLAYLGLMFDTSEQQETGYSYSHAMEKWSSLNFASHWVVLATYFAYFMIK, from the exons ATGAATCAACATCAAAAAGAGCGTATGCAGTGTACCCACAAAG TTCATGTAGGGTTAAGAGGTATGGGAGATTACCGGGACTTGGGATTATTGTATTATGACGATAACTTGGACTACGAATATCAGTCGCGCCATCAAGAACAAGATTTGTTCACTTCTTACGAAAATACGGACTACGTGTACGAAGATGAATACGATTATCAAATAAACGAAGACCAAGGCCTAAGAAATATTTACAACCGTTGTGTATACCCTACACTATTCGATGCTTGCAATTACTTAATTCCATTGCTGATAGCTTCCATCATATTCCAGAGTGTAACCCAATCTA GTTACACACCGCAACGAGGCTTCCATATCATTTCTGCAGTCATTGGATTATATGTTGTACAGCTGTATGCAGCCGAATGTTTGTACTTGTTGATCACCTTGATTACACTGTCGTACCTGATTTTTTGTGTGCCTGGTCGTTATCGGAGAAGGCTAGCTATCAGTTTGCTATGCCTTGGTGTAATTCTGTACGG TGAAAGATGGATGAAACCAGCATTCTGGCACAAAATACGTGGTGTTACCATGATTGCTTCTATGAAGGCGGTTAGCGTCGTAATGGAATCTGACACCTTTCCATTGCCGAGTTTCCTGGAATACATTGGATATATGTTATGCCCAGCCACCTGCCTTTTCGGGCCCTGGGTTTCCTACAAAGATTATGCCACCCTGTATCGCGTCAACCAGTGG AGTGTACGGAAGATTCTTATAGCTCTTGGATATTTAACACTTGCTTTTGCACTTCTAAGCATATCGAATTGCTGGGCTGAATGGATTTTTCCTGATTCCACATGGAG ATGGATTGTGGCATACAGGGAAGCCTTGTGCTTCCGAACTTCGCACTACTTCATATCCTATACATCTGGGGGTTTGGCTTTGCTAGGAGGCTTCTCCTTGACTACAGCCAGTGTAACAAAGCCTGGGTCAGTCGAGCTACCGCACTCTCTCGTACAGGTCGTTGTTAATTGGAATATCCCCATGCATAATTGGCTGAAAACAT ATGTATTTCGACGCAGCCGTGAACATTTTGGTCAGTTTGGAGCAGTCTTCCTTACCTATGCAGTCAGTTCTCTCCTCCACGGTTTCAACTTCCAACTAGCTGCTGTGCTTCTAAGCCTTGGGTTCTACACATACGTCGAATATCAGTTAAGGCAGGAACTTGCTCGTGCTTTTGATGCTTGTATTGCTGCTAGACGTTGCGGCGACCACAAATGTATACACAAACGAACCACAGCTAATTGCTGGTGGGTTCgggttataaatattttattctctgCCCTCGCCATGTTTCATCTGGCTTACTTGGGACTGATGTTCGATACCTCTGAACAACAAGAGACGGGATATAGTTACTCGCATGCAATGGAGAAGTGGTCGAGTCTCAACTTTGCTAGCCACTGGGTCGTACTTGCCACATATTTCGCCTATTTTATGATTAAATAA
- the por gene encoding protein-serine O-palmitoleoyltransferase porcupine isoform X3 yields the protein MNQHQKERMQCTHKGLRGMGDYRDLGLLYYDDNLDYEYQSRHQEQDLFTSYENTDYVYEDEYDYQINEDQGLRNIYNRCVYPTLFDACNYLIPLLIASIIFQSVTQSSYTPQRGFHIISAVIGLYVVQLYAAECLYLLITLITLSYLIFCVPGRYRRRLAISLLCLGVILYGERWMKPAFWHKIRGVTMIASMKAVSVVMESDTFPLPSFLEYIGYMLCPATCLFGPWVSYKDYATLYRVNQWSVRKILIALGYLTLAFALLSISNCWAEWIFPDSTWRWIVAYREALCFRTSHYFISYTSGGLALLGGFSLTTASVTKPGSVELPHSLVQVVVNWNIPMHNWLKTYVFRRSREHFGQFGAVFLTYAVSSLLHGFNFQLAAVLLSLGFYTYVEYQLRQELARAFDACIAARRCGDHKCIHKRTTANCWWVRVINILFSALAMFHLAYLGLMFDTSEQQETGYSYSHAMEKWSSLNFASHWVVLATYFAYFMIK from the exons ATGAATCAACATCAAAAAGAGCGTATGCAGTGTACCCACAAAG GGTTAAGAGGTATGGGAGATTACCGGGACTTGGGATTATTGTATTATGACGATAACTTGGACTACGAATATCAGTCGCGCCATCAAGAACAAGATTTGTTCACTTCTTACGAAAATACGGACTACGTGTACGAAGATGAATACGATTATCAAATAAACGAAGACCAAGGCCTAAGAAATATTTACAACCGTTGTGTATACCCTACACTATTCGATGCTTGCAATTACTTAATTCCATTGCTGATAGCTTCCATCATATTCCAGAGTGTAACCCAATCTA GTTACACACCGCAACGAGGCTTCCATATCATTTCTGCAGTCATTGGATTATATGTTGTACAGCTGTATGCAGCCGAATGTTTGTACTTGTTGATCACCTTGATTACACTGTCGTACCTGATTTTTTGTGTGCCTGGTCGTTATCGGAGAAGGCTAGCTATCAGTTTGCTATGCCTTGGTGTAATTCTGTACGG TGAAAGATGGATGAAACCAGCATTCTGGCACAAAATACGTGGTGTTACCATGATTGCTTCTATGAAGGCGGTTAGCGTCGTAATGGAATCTGACACCTTTCCATTGCCGAGTTTCCTGGAATACATTGGATATATGTTATGCCCAGCCACCTGCCTTTTCGGGCCCTGGGTTTCCTACAAAGATTATGCCACCCTGTATCGCGTCAACCAGTGG AGTGTACGGAAGATTCTTATAGCTCTTGGATATTTAACACTTGCTTTTGCACTTCTAAGCATATCGAATTGCTGGGCTGAATGGATTTTTCCTGATTCCACATGGAG ATGGATTGTGGCATACAGGGAAGCCTTGTGCTTCCGAACTTCGCACTACTTCATATCCTATACATCTGGGGGTTTGGCTTTGCTAGGAGGCTTCTCCTTGACTACAGCCAGTGTAACAAAGCCTGGGTCAGTCGAGCTACCGCACTCTCTCGTACAGGTCGTTGTTAATTGGAATATCCCCATGCATAATTGGCTGAAAACAT ATGTATTTCGACGCAGCCGTGAACATTTTGGTCAGTTTGGAGCAGTCTTCCTTACCTATGCAGTCAGTTCTCTCCTCCACGGTTTCAACTTCCAACTAGCTGCTGTGCTTCTAAGCCTTGGGTTCTACACATACGTCGAATATCAGTTAAGGCAGGAACTTGCTCGTGCTTTTGATGCTTGTATTGCTGCTAGACGTTGCGGCGACCACAAATGTATACACAAACGAACCACAGCTAATTGCTGGTGGGTTCgggttataaatattttattctctgCCCTCGCCATGTTTCATCTGGCTTACTTGGGACTGATGTTCGATACCTCTGAACAACAAGAGACGGGATATAGTTACTCGCATGCAATGGAGAAGTGGTCGAGTCTCAACTTTGCTAGCCACTGGGTCGTACTTGCCACATATTTCGCCTATTTTATGATTAAATAA
- the por gene encoding protein-serine O-palmitoleoyltransferase porcupine isoform X1, producing MFHSLHPRALLCTIQQVHVGLRGMGDYRDLGLLYYDDNLDYEYQSRHQEQDLFTSYENTDYVYEDEYDYQINEDQGLRNIYNRCVYPTLFDACNYLIPLLIASIIFQSVTQSSYTPQRGFHIISAVIGLYVVQLYAAECLYLLITLITLSYLIFCVPGRYRRRLAISLLCLGVILYGERWMKPAFWHKIRGVTMIASMKAVSVVMESDTFPLPSFLEYIGYMLCPATCLFGPWVSYKDYATLYRVNQWSVRKILIALGYLTLAFALLSISNCWAEWIFPDSTWRWIVAYREALCFRTSHYFISYTSGGLALLGGFSLTTASVTKPGSVELPHSLVQVVVNWNIPMHNWLKTYVFRRSREHFGQFGAVFLTYAVSSLLHGFNFQLAAVLLSLGFYTYVEYQLRQELARAFDACIAARRCGDHKCIHKRTTANCWWVRVINILFSALAMFHLAYLGLMFDTSEQQETGYSYSHAMEKWSSLNFASHWVVLATYFAYFMIK from the exons ATGTTCCACTCTCTCCATCCACGTGCATTACTTTGTACTATTCAACAAGTTCATGTAGGGTTAAGAGGTATGGGAGATTACCGGGACTTGGGATTATTGTATTATGACGATAACTTGGACTACGAATATCAGTCGCGCCATCAAGAACAAGATTTGTTCACTTCTTACGAAAATACGGACTACGTGTACGAAGATGAATACGATTATCAAATAAACGAAGACCAAGGCCTAAGAAATATTTACAACCGTTGTGTATACCCTACACTATTCGATGCTTGCAATTACTTAATTCCATTGCTGATAGCTTCCATCATATTCCAGAGTGTAACCCAATCTA GTTACACACCGCAACGAGGCTTCCATATCATTTCTGCAGTCATTGGATTATATGTTGTACAGCTGTATGCAGCCGAATGTTTGTACTTGTTGATCACCTTGATTACACTGTCGTACCTGATTTTTTGTGTGCCTGGTCGTTATCGGAGAAGGCTAGCTATCAGTTTGCTATGCCTTGGTGTAATTCTGTACGG TGAAAGATGGATGAAACCAGCATTCTGGCACAAAATACGTGGTGTTACCATGATTGCTTCTATGAAGGCGGTTAGCGTCGTAATGGAATCTGACACCTTTCCATTGCCGAGTTTCCTGGAATACATTGGATATATGTTATGCCCAGCCACCTGCCTTTTCGGGCCCTGGGTTTCCTACAAAGATTATGCCACCCTGTATCGCGTCAACCAGTGG AGTGTACGGAAGATTCTTATAGCTCTTGGATATTTAACACTTGCTTTTGCACTTCTAAGCATATCGAATTGCTGGGCTGAATGGATTTTTCCTGATTCCACATGGAG ATGGATTGTGGCATACAGGGAAGCCTTGTGCTTCCGAACTTCGCACTACTTCATATCCTATACATCTGGGGGTTTGGCTTTGCTAGGAGGCTTCTCCTTGACTACAGCCAGTGTAACAAAGCCTGGGTCAGTCGAGCTACCGCACTCTCTCGTACAGGTCGTTGTTAATTGGAATATCCCCATGCATAATTGGCTGAAAACAT ATGTATTTCGACGCAGCCGTGAACATTTTGGTCAGTTTGGAGCAGTCTTCCTTACCTATGCAGTCAGTTCTCTCCTCCACGGTTTCAACTTCCAACTAGCTGCTGTGCTTCTAAGCCTTGGGTTCTACACATACGTCGAATATCAGTTAAGGCAGGAACTTGCTCGTGCTTTTGATGCTTGTATTGCTGCTAGACGTTGCGGCGACCACAAATGTATACACAAACGAACCACAGCTAATTGCTGGTGGGTTCgggttataaatattttattctctgCCCTCGCCATGTTTCATCTGGCTTACTTGGGACTGATGTTCGATACCTCTGAACAACAAGAGACGGGATATAGTTACTCGCATGCAATGGAGAAGTGGTCGAGTCTCAACTTTGCTAGCCACTGGGTCGTACTTGCCACATATTTCGCCTATTTTATGATTAAATAA